In a single window of the Sander lucioperca isolate FBNREF2018 chromosome 19, SLUC_FBN_1.2, whole genome shotgun sequence genome:
- the LOC116061572 gene encoding galectin-8-like isoform X2 → MSATTPRQTFLNPAIPFTGTILGGLLPGEMVLIQGSVPSDADRFQVDFTCGSSVKPRADVAFHFNPRFKRSPYVVCNSLQSERWGREEILYAKPCAVGEKFELLVLVLKDTFKVAVNGAHVLEYKQRVELERVDTLYISGKVHVEAVGILPSTVEVVSTVSVTNQEQPQMSQKLQTSIPFKGQLDEGLTAGRSITIKGVANHNAQSVSVNLRVSGGDIALHLNPRLKKELFVRNSFISGCWGQEETQLDAFPFTAGGYFEMIILCESQLFRVAVNGQHQLDYKHRVPDLRRITQLEVLGDATLHAVNLL, encoded by the exons ATGTCTGCAACTACCCCGAGACAGACGTTTTTAAACCCG GCGATCCCATTCACTGGGACCATCCTGGGCGGTCTGTTGCCGGGGGAGATGGTTCTCATTCAGGGCTCGGTGCCGTCTGATGCCGACAG GTTCCAGGTAGACTTTACGTGTGGTAGCAGCGTGAAGCCGCGTGCCGACGTGGCGTTTCACTTCAACCCGCGGTTCAAGAGGTCGCCGTATGTGGTGTGCAACTCGCTGCAGAGCGAGCGCTGGGGCCGAGAGGAGATCCTGTACGCCAAACCCTGCGCCGTCGGGGAGAAGTTCGAActcctcgtcctcgtcctcAAAGACACCTTCAAG GTGGCGGTGAACGGAGCTCATGTTCTGGAGTATAAACAGCGCGTGGAGCTGGAGCGAGTCGACACGCTGTACATCTCTGGAAAGGTCCACGTGGAAGCTGTGGGCATCCTGCCCAGCACC GTGGAAGTTGTGTCCACAGTCAGTGTGACCAATCAAGAACAACCACAGATGAGTCAGAAACTGCAGACG agtaTTCCCTTCAAAGGACAGCTGGATGAAGGGCTGACTGCTGGACGCAGCATCACTATTAAAGGAGTAGCCAATCACAACGCTCAGAG TGTGTCTGTGAACCTGCGAGTGTCCGGCGGTGACATCGCTCTTCATCTCAACCCCCGGCTGAAGAAGGAGCTCTTCGTCAGGAACTCCTTCATCTCCGGCTGCTGGGGCCAAGAGGAGACCCAGCTGGACGCCTTCCCCTTCACAGCGGGGGGGTACTttgag ATGATCATCCTGTGTGAGTCTCAGCTGTTCCGTGTGGCCGTTAACGGGCAGCACCAGCTGGACTACAAGCACCGCGTCCCGGACCTGAGACGCATCACACAGCTGGAGGTGCTGGGGGACGCCACGCTGCACGCCGTCAACCTCCTCTGA
- the LOC116061572 gene encoding galectin-8-like isoform X1 — MSATTPRQTFLNPAIPFTGTILGGLLPGEMVLIQGSVPSDADRFQVDFTCGSSVKPRADVAFHFNPRFKRSPYVVCNSLQSERWGREEILYAKPCAVGEKFELLVLVLKDTFKVAVNGAHVLEYKQRVELERVDTLYISGKVHVEAVGILPSTVEVVSTVSVTNQEQPQMSQKLQTPVISTGDLSIPFKGQLDEGLTAGRSITIKGVANHNAQSVSVNLRVSGGDIALHLNPRLKKELFVRNSFISGCWGQEETQLDAFPFTAGGYFEMIILCESQLFRVAVNGQHQLDYKHRVPDLRRITQLEVLGDATLHAVNLL; from the exons ATGTCTGCAACTACCCCGAGACAGACGTTTTTAAACCCG GCGATCCCATTCACTGGGACCATCCTGGGCGGTCTGTTGCCGGGGGAGATGGTTCTCATTCAGGGCTCGGTGCCGTCTGATGCCGACAG GTTCCAGGTAGACTTTACGTGTGGTAGCAGCGTGAAGCCGCGTGCCGACGTGGCGTTTCACTTCAACCCGCGGTTCAAGAGGTCGCCGTATGTGGTGTGCAACTCGCTGCAGAGCGAGCGCTGGGGCCGAGAGGAGATCCTGTACGCCAAACCCTGCGCCGTCGGGGAGAAGTTCGAActcctcgtcctcgtcctcAAAGACACCTTCAAG GTGGCGGTGAACGGAGCTCATGTTCTGGAGTATAAACAGCGCGTGGAGCTGGAGCGAGTCGACACGCTGTACATCTCTGGAAAGGTCCACGTGGAAGCTGTGGGCATCCTGCCCAGCACC GTGGAAGTTGTGTCCACAGTCAGTGTGACCAATCAAGAACAACCACAGATGAGTCAGAAACTGCAGACG CCAGTAATCTCTACAGGCGACTTG agtaTTCCCTTCAAAGGACAGCTGGATGAAGGGCTGACTGCTGGACGCAGCATCACTATTAAAGGAGTAGCCAATCACAACGCTCAGAG TGTGTCTGTGAACCTGCGAGTGTCCGGCGGTGACATCGCTCTTCATCTCAACCCCCGGCTGAAGAAGGAGCTCTTCGTCAGGAACTCCTTCATCTCCGGCTGCTGGGGCCAAGAGGAGACCCAGCTGGACGCCTTCCCCTTCACAGCGGGGGGGTACTttgag ATGATCATCCTGTGTGAGTCTCAGCTGTTCCGTGTGGCCGTTAACGGGCAGCACCAGCTGGACTACAAGCACCGCGTCCCGGACCTGAGACGCATCACACAGCTGGAGGTGCTGGGGGACGCCACGCTGCACGCCGTCAACCTCCTCTGA